A stretch of DNA from Spiroplasma endosymbiont of Nebria brevicollis:
AAAGCCATGTATGAGCCTTATATTTAATTGCTGTATCATTTAACATTTCAATAAATGTATAATTACTAAAATCACAATATACAGTTAAACCATATTCATATAATAAATTATATTTTTGTGCTAAATTTATATAAAATTCAACTACTAATTTTGCTAATTGTTTATTATCATATCGCACTAATTTATTTTCTATTTTTAAACAATCAATAACATTTACAAATTTAAAATCATAATCAAAACCTAATAATACACATTCCATTGCATCATCTTTAAAACCATAATCTAAACCTGCACTAAATCTATAACTTGATTGTAATAATCTACTAATTTTATGAATAAGATGTGAATATATTCCACCACTTTCATAACCTACTAAACCATGACTTCTAACTCTTGCAGATATTGGGTCTAATTTTTCTATTTCTAATAATTGATATTTATCACTATCTTTTAAATAAGTATTTAATTTTCAATTTTGATAATGATAAATAGTATTATCAATAATAGTAAATTGTTCATATTCATTAATAATTTGTTTTTCATTTTGTGGACATGCTGTTACTGTCTTTTTAATAAATTCATTAAGAATACTTCAAGGATTACAACTTTCTATTTCTAATAATTGATTTGCACCACGAATAGCATCTTTTAAATCTTGATAATCATTTTCAGTAATTTCATAACGTTCATCAGTTCATATAATTACATAATCATATAAATAATTACTTGCTAATCCAGTTAATTTAACATTACTATTATCTTGTGCATGTAAATATTTACAAGTTATTTTACTACCATTAAATTCAATAGTTTTTTTAGTTTCACTAATAATAAAATCAATTGTTGGGTATGTTGCTTTAATAATTTGTTTTAATTCTTGTCAACTATCATTTAATTGTTTTGACATATTTCTAATTAAATAAGCATGTATTTTAATATTATCTAACATTAATAAAATACCTAAAAATTCAATATCACTAAATGTTTTCCCTGATTTACGTGAACCTAATTGTTTAATTTTAGTAATATTTAAAGATTGTTTTAAATACATTCTTTTAGCAATATCTAATAAATAACCAAAATTATTTAACATTTATTTTTACCTTTATTATCAAGATTAACTTGTATAGGGGCGACATTATCACTATTTTTTATATCAATTCTTGTAGATAAATGATATTTATTAACATAAGCACGTTCTAAATATCATGATGAAGTATTTGCATTTGAAGTTAAATATCTTTGTAAATTTAAGTGTTCAATTTGAGAATGCGCTCAATTTATTTGTTGTAAAAAAGTATTTCTTTTCTTTTGTTTTCAATTTCTAATAGTACTTTCAGTTATATCTAAATAAATTAACATTCCTAATTTTGTAGGAATTTCTTTAAATTCATTACAATGAATAAAATAATTTTCTAATGCTTCTCTTAATACTTTTGCATCATTAAAAATTGTTCTTAATTTTTCATTTTGCACATAAAAATCTCCTTAATTTTGTTTTAAAATACAAAAATTTATGATATACTTAATATAACTTTTAAGTTAGGTCTGGTAACAATAACTTATAAAACTTTATTAAATAGTTCATATATATTTTATTTAATTTTTATAATATAATTATAACAAAAAATAGCATTTATTGTGCTATTTTTTTATTTCTTCTTTTAATTTTTTTAACTAAATAATCAATTAAACATCATAATATGCTTAAACCTATAATAACAACTGGGATAAATAAATATTTAGGGTCAGAACCTTTTGTTGTATCTAAATCTAATCAATATATCATTTTTATTCTCTTTTCTATTTTTTCTTTTTAGTATACATTATTTTAAAAAAAAGAAAAGATAACTAATTAAAGCTATCTTTTAAACGCTAAATATAGAATTTGCGATTTATTTTACCGTTCTTTATAATTATACTATAAATAAAAATTTTTTCAACAATTTTTTAAATAAATTTGATAATATGTAAATAGTAAAAACAATAGAAAGAGTGAAAAAAATGTTTAAT
This window harbors:
- a CDS encoding terminase small subunit, with the translated sequence MQNEKLRTIFNDAKVLREALENYFIHCNEFKEIPTKLGMLIYLDITESTIRNWKQKKRNTFLQQINWAHSQIEHLNLQRYLTSNANTSSWYLERAYVNKYHLSTRIDIKNSDNVAPIQVNLDNKGKNKC
- a CDS encoding phage terminase large subunit; translation: MLNNFGYLLDIAKRMYLKQSLNITKIKQLGSRKSGKTFSDIEFLGILLMLDNIKIHAYLIRNMSKQLNDSWQELKQIIKATYPTIDFIISETKKTIEFNGSKITCKYLHAQDNSNVKLTGLASNYLYDYVIIWTDERYEITENDYQDLKDAIRGANQLLEIESCNPWSILNEFIKKTVTACPQNEKQIINEYEQFTIIDNTIYHYQNWKLNTYLKDSDKYQLLEIEKLDPISARVRSHGLVGYESGGIYSHLIHKISRLLQSSYRFSAGLDYGFKDDAMECVLLGFDYDFKFVNVIDCLKIENKLVRYDNKQLAKLVVEFYINLAQKYNLLYEYGLTVYCDFSNYTFIEMLNDTAIKYKAHTWLYFKDCVKLRLEFRIGKNIALMATERLNISIQAQLLLDEFRLAIWDPKSIKQIPLAGNDHLRDAFDYAIEPYIRNLSANINPYFERK